In Methanococcoides sp. AM1, one genomic interval encodes:
- the thsA gene encoding thermosome subunit alpha, giving the protein MAGQMSGQPIFILREGSQRTRGRDAQSNNIMAAKAVAEAVRTTLGPKGMDKMLVDSLGDVVITNDGATILKEMDIEHPAAKMIVEVAKTQDDEVGDGTTSAAVVAGELLKKAEEMIEQDVHPTIIAAGYRMASTKAGEILKTLSKHVTCDNKEMLTKISDTAMTGKGAEASKEVLSKIAVDAITSIVDQDGGNKVEIENVKIEKKVGGRIDDSELIEGMILDKERVHANMPKKVEGAKIALLNTAIELKETEVDAEISITSPDQLQSFLDQEEAMLRNLVTSITDSGANVVFCQKGIDDMAQHFLAKAGLFAVRRVKKSDMEKLVRSTGAKLVTNIEEMNADDLGQAELVEERKIGGDNMVFITGCVNPKSVSILLRGGTEHVIDNIERALEDALRVVAVAIEDEELVAGGGAPEVEVALRLNEYAATLSGREQLAVKAFAEALEIIPRTLAENAGLDPIDMLVELRSHHEKGIKTAGLNVYTGTVIDMWENGVVEPLRVKTQAINSAAEASVMILRIDDIIASTRAPPMPEGGMGGMGGGMPPMM; this is encoded by the coding sequence ATGGCAGGACAGATGTCAGGACAGCCTATCTTCATTTTAAGAGAAGGTAGCCAGAGAACTAGAGGCAGGGATGCCCAGAGCAACAACATCATGGCAGCAAAGGCAGTTGCTGAAGCAGTAAGAACAACACTTGGTCCAAAAGGTATGGACAAGATGCTTGTAGACTCCCTTGGAGATGTAGTTATCACCAACGATGGTGCAACCATCCTCAAAGAGATGGACATTGAGCACCCAGCTGCAAAAATGATCGTCGAGGTCGCAAAGACACAGGACGATGAAGTTGGAGATGGTACAACATCTGCAGCTGTCGTTGCAGGCGAACTCCTCAAGAAAGCAGAAGAAATGATCGAGCAGGATGTCCACCCAACAATCATCGCAGCAGGTTACAGGATGGCCTCCACAAAAGCAGGAGAGATCCTCAAAACACTTTCAAAGCATGTCACATGCGACAACAAGGAAATGCTTACCAAGATCTCTGACACAGCAATGACCGGTAAAGGCGCAGAAGCATCAAAGGAAGTACTTTCCAAGATCGCTGTAGACGCAATCACAAGCATCGTCGACCAGGACGGCGGAAACAAGGTCGAGATCGAGAACGTAAAGATCGAGAAGAAGGTCGGCGGACGTATCGACGACTCCGAGCTCATTGAAGGTATGATCCTTGATAAGGAAAGGGTACACGCTAACATGCCAAAGAAGGTAGAAGGCGCAAAGATCGCACTCCTCAACACTGCTATCGAACTTAAGGAAACAGAAGTCGATGCAGAGATCTCCATCACATCCCCTGACCAGCTCCAGTCATTCCTTGACCAGGAAGAGGCAATGCTCAGAAACCTTGTGACCAGCATTACCGACAGTGGCGCAAACGTCGTATTCTGCCAGAAAGGTATCGATGACATGGCACAGCACTTCCTTGCAAAGGCAGGTCTCTTTGCAGTCAGGCGTGTCAAGAAGAGCGACATGGAAAAACTTGTCCGCTCCACAGGTGCAAAGCTTGTTACCAACATTGAAGAGATGAACGCAGACGATCTTGGACAGGCAGAACTTGTCGAAGAGAGAAAGATCGGTGGCGACAACATGGTATTCATTACCGGCTGTGTCAATCCAAAATCAGTTTCAATCCTTCTCCGTGGCGGTACAGAGCACGTTATCGACAACATCGAGAGAGCACTCGAAGATGCACTCCGTGTAGTCGCTGTAGCTATCGAAGATGAAGAGCTCGTCGCTGGTGGCGGAGCACCTGAAGTAGAGGTTGCACTCAGACTCAACGAGTATGCAGCAACACTCAGCGGAAGGGAACAGCTTGCAGTCAAAGCATTCGCAGAAGCACTCGAGATCATCCCAAGGACACTTGCAGAGAACGCAGGTCTTGACCCAATAGACATGCTTGTTGAACTGCGCTCACACCACGAGAAAGGCATAAAGACCGCTGGTCTTAACGTCTACACCGGCACTGTCATCGACATGTGGGAGAACGGCGTTGTTGAGCCACTCAGGGTAAAGACCCAGGCAATCAACTCAGCAGCTGAAGCATCAGTCATGATCCTCAGGATCGACGACATCATTGCATCAACCAGAGCACCACCAATGCCAGAAGGTGGCATGGGCGGAATG
- a CDS encoding DUF5350 domain-containing protein, translating to MGKTGSIEWVKVKGRKGRVIKVQKAFGAKAHPGPAQRFTSGGAKRRFLKRSPKAIVN from the coding sequence ATGGGTAAAACAGGCAGCATTGAATGGGTAAAGGTCAAAGGAAGAAAGGGAAGGGTCATCAAAGTGCAGAAAGCTTTTGGAGCTAAGGCACACCCAGGACCTGCACAGAGATTCACCTCAGGCGGCGCAAAGAGGCGTTTCCTTAAGAGATCACCAAAGGCTATTGTCAACTAA
- a CDS encoding DNA double-strand break repair nuclease NurA, whose amino-acid sequence MTLEPVHIKAISSMVSRIDSLSEDDDPEKAPELFELLSELEYDGKVVLKALGKLFRAKVDIDCMSLAKDPFEKTYSCDSGSTNPISFNSGLYVDLCHCSIASTPTDIDLHSKWTMVMSTYSPGTGMFIDTTGGWDYFDENEGRASIVKIRPGLLKKRVDRMVHNIALYLSESEHILWLMEKFDKDGFFIMDGPIYPKQLMYWMVVESDEVQIRDDDNAKRILQNYVDIMDHHIANRRPLIGFVKNPEDMQTMITLRKKYSMGDLPWLRDSQFFKNVLSPGKDEGKGSRWITYTNWFLQPNQFYENIMDSTSLVLDPDLNHEFPKEDYAITFFMIFVPSIDVLFKIESPYGITKDEQMRDLITRKVLHDIAVNGIPITLSKADSLAKIRIPEKKLIKGMFKGQKIDTIYNDVRWGESIDDQ is encoded by the coding sequence ATGACCCTTGAGCCGGTTCACATTAAAGCCATTTCCAGTATGGTATCCCGCATAGATAGTTTATCGGAGGACGATGATCCGGAAAAGGCACCTGAACTTTTTGAACTTCTCAGTGAGCTGGAATATGACGGTAAGGTCGTTCTCAAGGCACTCGGAAAACTATTCCGTGCAAAAGTGGACATCGACTGCATGTCTCTTGCAAAAGACCCTTTTGAGAAGACATATTCCTGTGATAGTGGAAGTACCAATCCGATATCTTTCAACAGCGGTCTGTATGTGGACCTTTGCCATTGCAGTATTGCTTCAACACCTACGGATATCGATCTTCATTCAAAGTGGACCATGGTAATGTCAACGTACTCTCCCGGGACGGGCATGTTCATCGATACAACAGGGGGCTGGGATTACTTTGATGAAAATGAGGGTCGTGCATCCATCGTAAAGATAAGGCCCGGACTTCTTAAGAAAAGGGTTGATCGGATGGTGCACAATATTGCATTGTACCTGTCAGAATCAGAACATATTCTCTGGCTCATGGAAAAGTTCGATAAAGATGGATTTTTCATAATGGATGGCCCTATTTATCCGAAACAGTTGATGTACTGGATGGTAGTGGAATCCGATGAAGTGCAGATAAGGGATGATGACAATGCAAAACGGATCCTGCAGAATTATGTGGACATAATGGACCATCACATTGCTAACAGAAGACCTCTAATTGGCTTTGTGAAGAATCCGGAGGACATGCAGACAATGATAACTCTCCGGAAAAAATATTCTATGGGTGATCTTCCCTGGCTGAGGGATTCGCAGTTCTTCAAGAACGTGCTCTCACCGGGAAAGGACGAAGGAAAAGGTAGCAGGTGGATAACCTACACCAACTGGTTCCTGCAGCCCAATCAGTTCTATGAGAATATCATGGATAGCACTTCCCTTGTGCTGGATCCGGATCTAAATCATGAGTTTCCCAAAGAGGACTATGCTATCACATTTTTTATGATCTTTGTTCCTTCCATTGATGTTCTTTTCAAGATCGAATCCCCTTACGGGATAACAAAGGATGAGCAAATGCGGGACCTTATCACAAGGAAAGTTCTGCATGATATTGCTGTGAACGGCATCCCTATAACACTTTCAAAAGCAGATTCCCTTGCGAAGATAAGGATCCCGGAAAAAAAGCTGATCAAAGGCATGTTCAAAGGGCAGAAGATCGATACTATTTACAATGATGTGAGATGGGGTGAATCAATAGATGATCAATGA
- a CDS encoding ATP-binding protein: MINDTDLLAYASDSDFSDDTNDTKGISESRPNAKGSEFEEYDVGDPVGLNAEGAENAFGIITTGFDPLEVTESGSRIAGYITTDHRSQVRLGTYVIVPYENEHLFARIWKLQYQQQFEVDDATEIHSRRMLRSNTTAELDYKFLAYLDPICILYEHVPGDVSSLMRRMADRIPRPNTPILPVTEKLKIQTGLNIPREGIFLGHLSVGGELVRTHASPPTVPYYLRNDYSMGDPLIFRHMLVCGSTGTGKTFLTKNILRQFMSEDNRYQVRDNGDGVKKNKNPCLVIMDPQDEYSQLLEDNPELVSSDEHNMNSENVRFGGVPSTKTFVAKVDGQNYNGRSRAEQAEFTIPFEMVRSNFWLIAAAGLTELQGIALELLLEDYFKRPGTHTYNGFIEHIDDAGVRGTYVDNGKVHEASYDGIVRKVRNQAFRRVFDQPAIPITEMLADIFKAGQICVFPTEYISNTRIRDLITLTLMTVVVDNKLNTSGDALVKETPIILVLDEAHRYLSKGAGEHSKRIISKFADAARQGRKEGLGLFLITQDPQDIDETVFKQVNSRVILNLSNDAAISAMKVKKEYEKRIPYLKKGQMIIQSPDNSDVVEVIGLSKCVVKHV; this comes from the coding sequence ATGATCAATGATACAGACTTATTGGCTTATGCTTCAGACAGCGATTTCAGTGACGATACAAATGATACGAAGGGAATTTCGGAAAGCAGGCCTAATGCAAAAGGTTCTGAATTCGAGGAGTACGATGTTGGAGATCCTGTTGGCCTGAATGCCGAAGGTGCAGAGAATGCCTTTGGTATCATTACAACCGGCTTTGATCCCCTTGAGGTCACCGAATCCGGCTCAAGGATCGCAGGCTACATAACTACGGATCACAGGTCACAGGTGCGGCTGGGCACATATGTTATAGTACCTTATGAGAACGAACACCTCTTTGCACGTATCTGGAAACTCCAGTACCAGCAGCAGTTCGAAGTGGATGATGCTACCGAAATACATTCACGCAGGATGCTCAGGAGCAACACCACCGCAGAGCTGGATTACAAGTTCCTTGCCTACCTTGATCCTATATGCATTTTATACGAGCATGTGCCCGGGGACGTATCATCCCTTATGCGTCGCATGGCTGACCGGATTCCTCGACCTAACACTCCGATATTACCGGTAACTGAGAAACTGAAGATCCAGACCGGCCTGAACATTCCTCGTGAAGGTATCTTCCTCGGTCATCTGAGCGTAGGTGGCGAACTGGTGAGGACACATGCATCACCACCGACCGTGCCTTACTATCTGAGGAACGATTACTCTATGGGCGATCCGTTGATATTCAGGCACATGCTGGTCTGTGGAAGTACCGGTACCGGTAAGACCTTCCTCACAAAGAACATCCTGCGCCAGTTCATGAGCGAGGACAACAGGTATCAGGTGCGCGACAATGGTGATGGTGTAAAAAAGAACAAGAACCCGTGTCTTGTGATAATGGACCCTCAGGACGAGTATTCCCAGCTTCTGGAGGATAATCCTGAGCTTGTCTCTTCTGATGAACATAATATGAACTCAGAGAACGTGAGGTTTGGCGGTGTTCCTTCCACAAAGACCTTTGTGGCAAAGGTAGATGGGCAAAACTACAATGGCAGATCACGTGCCGAGCAGGCTGAATTCACAATACCTTTCGAGATGGTCAGGAGCAATTTCTGGTTGATCGCTGCAGCAGGACTTACTGAACTTCAGGGTATTGCTCTTGAACTTCTGCTTGAGGACTACTTCAAAAGACCCGGCACACATACGTATAACGGCTTTATCGAGCACATCGATGATGCAGGCGTGAGAGGGACCTATGTTGATAATGGCAAGGTCCACGAAGCATCCTATGATGGGATCGTAAGGAAAGTAAGGAATCAGGCTTTCAGAAGGGTCTTCGACCAGCCTGCAATTCCCATTACCGAAATGCTTGCTGATATCTTCAAAGCAGGGCAGATCTGTGTGTTCCCTACTGAGTACATCTCAAATACCAGAATACGTGATCTTATCACACTGACTCTGATGACCGTTGTTGTGGACAACAAATTGAACACTTCAGGCGATGCACTTGTCAAGGAAACACCTATCATCCTTGTGCTGGATGAAGCACACAGGTATCTTTCAAAGGGTGCCGGAGAACACTCTAAGCGCATAATCTCCAAGTTTGCAGATGCAGCCCGTCAGGGGCGTAAGGAAGGCCTGGGCCTGTTCCTTATCACGCAGGATCCTCAGGATATAGATGAAACTGTGTTCAAGCAGGTCAACAGCCGTGTGATCCTTAATCTTTCCAATGATGCCGCAATAAGTGCAATGAAGGTCAAAAAGGAATATGAAAAGCGTATCCCATATCTCAAGAAGGGACAAATGATAATTCAAAGTCCTGATAACAGCGATGTTGTAGAGGTCATAGGGCTTTCAAAGTGTGTTGTAAAGCATGTCTGA
- a CDS encoding type II toxin-antitoxin system ParD family antitoxin — translation MPKVSVDIPQELLDDLNKHVGNDKKFVSQSDAIRTAIRKMLDMMDDIDRRHGRLEQDRP, via the coding sequence ATGCCAAAAGTAAGTGTTGATATTCCACAGGAATTACTTGACGATCTTAACAAACATGTGGGGAACGATAAGAAGTTCGTCAGCCAGTCTGATGCTATCAGAACGGCCATTCGCAAAATGCTTGATATGATGGACGATATAGACAGGCGTCATGGAAGGCTCGAACAGGATAGACCCTGA
- a CDS encoding sugar phosphate isomerase/epimerase: MDVSRSSFSSNAVLEEPFPWVYELEDIGFTGWEMVQEGTQSLSEENLPKIREVLDTTNLVLTMHMPFSDMNLAGLNPGIHGEVVRQMKNCLSLASGLVEVAVVHPGYLSPYGKKLPERAWDTNVRSIQELCDTAEEYGISIAVENMPDFPMIFGREPDEILRMLDDVDRDNVGMTLDIGHANTTGFVESFLEKCSDRIIHVHLHDNMGKRDEHLPAGRGTVNWKAVKKGLSNYKGRLVTEMSNPEEGRESLEFLKGL, encoded by the coding sequence ATGGACGTCAGCAGATCAAGTTTCTCATCAAATGCGGTCCTTGAGGAACCCTTTCCATGGGTCTATGAACTTGAGGACATCGGATTCACAGGTTGGGAGATGGTACAGGAAGGTACCCAGAGTCTCAGCGAAGAAAATCTGCCAAAGATAAGGGAAGTACTTGATACCACCAATCTTGTGCTTACTATGCACATGCCATTCTCTGACATGAACTTGGCAGGCCTCAACCCCGGCATACACGGAGAAGTGGTCAGGCAAATGAAGAACTGCCTCTCACTGGCATCCGGACTTGTGGAAGTTGCAGTCGTACACCCCGGATACCTTTCACCATACGGAAAGAAGTTACCTGAACGTGCATGGGATACGAACGTCCGTTCCATCCAGGAACTATGTGATACTGCTGAAGAATATGGCATCTCCATTGCTGTGGAGAACATGCCCGATTTCCCGATGATATTTGGCAGGGAACCTGATGAAATATTAAGGATGCTGGATGATGTTGACCGCGACAACGTCGGTATGACGCTGGATATAGGACACGCGAACACAACCGGATTCGTAGAAAGTTTCCTTGAAAAATGCAGTGACAGAATAATACATGTACATCTGCATGACAACATGGGAAAAAGGGACGAACATCTCCCGGCAGGAAGGGGTACCGTCAACTGGAAAGCTGTGAAAAAAGGATTGTCAAATTACAAAGGCAGGCTCGTCACAGAGATGAGCAATCCGGAAGAAGGAAGAGAAAGCCTTGAGTTCCTTAAAGGGCTTTGA
- a CDS encoding RNA-binding domain-containing protein, whose product MIEVKVSTAVNPTEDKERVEMAVMNMFPLIDIGTVTTDEGDFLEGTGDIESLRNIHDLFRRELIIDTARTRLEAGSYRNPTRTRFLINKQVATIGKLNFPAIEEPLGSIHVDITTDTAEDMEILIEWLTPPTEEGIPLFEPEMPKL is encoded by the coding sequence ATGATCGAAGTAAAAGTCAGCACTGCCGTCAATCCCACAGAAGATAAGGAACGAGTGGAGATGGCGGTCATGAACATGTTCCCACTAATAGATATAGGAACGGTAACTACCGACGAAGGTGATTTCCTCGAAGGTACCGGCGATATCGAGAGCCTCAGGAACATCCATGACCTGTTCAGGAGAGAACTGATCATTGATACTGCCCGCACCAGACTGGAAGCAGGCAGTTACAGGAACCCGACAAGAACCAGGTTCCTTATTAACAAACAGGTAGCAACGATCGGAAAACTGAACTTTCCTGCTATCGAAGAACCTCTTGGTTCCATACACGTTGATATAACAACGGATACCGCAGAAGATATGGAGATCCTCATCGAGTGGTTAACACCACCAACAGAGGAAGGAATTCCACTCTTTGAACCTGAAATGCCAAAGCTCTAA